The proteins below are encoded in one region of Blochmannia endosymbiont of Camponotus (Colobopsis) obliquus:
- the dsbB gene encoding disulfide bond formation protein DsbB, with amino-acid sequence MLNSLNAYFKTRHAWLLLIISASTLEIIALILQHCMLFDPCVLCIYQRCTLYGIIAAGLIGAIAPNTPLRFIGIFIWLYNASQGLLLAKKHIDIQSNTSPFVTCDFFVDFPSWLPLDKWLPAIFSASGDCTEHKWFFLSLEMSQWMLIIFGIYLIACIFVLIAQFFKTKS; translated from the coding sequence ATGTTAAATTCTTTAAACGCTTACTTTAAAACTCGTCACGCATGGTTATTACTGATAATAAGCGCATCTACTTTAGAAATAATAGCATTAATCTTGCAGCACTGTATGTTATTCGATCCTTGCGTATTATGTATATATCAACGTTGTACTTTATATGGCATCATTGCTGCTGGATTAATTGGAGCAATTGCTCCCAATACACCGCTAAGATTTATAGGAATATTTATATGGTTATATAATGCGAGTCAAGGTTTATTATTAGCAAAAAAACATATAGATATACAATCAAATACTTCTCCTTTTGTGACATGTGACTTTTTTGTAGATTTTCCATCCTGGTTACCACTAGATAAATGGCTACCCGCAATCTTTAGTGCAAGCGGAGATTGTACAGAACATAAATGGTTTTTTTTATCACTAGAAATGTCGCAATGGATGTTAATTATTTTTGGAATATATTTAATTGCATGTATATTCGTTTTAATAGCACAATTTTTCAAAACAA